Proteins from a genomic interval of Williamwhitmania taraxaci:
- the buk gene encoding butyrate kinase gives MEDFRVLAINPGSTSTKIAVYQGNKSIFLKNIKHSTEELQGYCHISEQFEFRKEIILRELESADIKIDSIHAVVGRGGLVKPIESGVYLVNERMKEDLKVGILGEHASNLGGLIADNIAQSLPNTKAYIADPVVVDEMQPVARVSGHPRFERLSIFHALNQKAIARTYSKSLDKKYEEINLIIAHLGGGISVGAHHNGRVIDVNNALDGEGPFSPERSGTLPSAALAKLCFSGEVTLAEVKKMINGQGGLVAFMGTNDAYEVEMRAKAGDEKAVLIQDAMSYQVGKAIGGMAAVLKGKVDGILLTGGIAHNPFLVDYVKEMVGFIAPIVVYPGEDEMQALAINGLMVLRGEVEPKEYR, from the coding sequence ATGGAAGATTTTAGAGTATTGGCAATTAATCCAGGTTCTACTTCTACTAAAATTGCTGTATATCAAGGAAATAAATCAATTTTCTTGAAAAATATAAAGCATTCAACAGAGGAACTACAAGGATATTGTCATATTTCCGAACAATTTGAGTTTCGTAAGGAGATTATTCTCAGAGAACTTGAATCTGCTGATATCAAAATAGATTCTATTCACGCTGTTGTTGGACGGGGCGGTTTAGTAAAACCAATTGAATCTGGTGTTTATTTGGTAAATGAGCGCATGAAAGAGGACCTTAAAGTGGGGATTCTTGGAGAACATGCCAGTAACTTGGGAGGATTAATTGCAGATAATATCGCACAAAGCCTACCCAATACCAAAGCTTACATCGCCGATCCTGTCGTTGTTGACGAAATGCAACCAGTAGCGCGTGTCTCAGGACATCCGCGGTTTGAGCGTCTGTCCATATTTCATGCGCTAAACCAGAAAGCTATTGCACGTACCTACTCCAAATCACTCGACAAAAAATATGAGGAGATAAACCTAATTATTGCTCACCTTGGTGGGGGTATTTCGGTAGGAGCCCATCATAATGGTCGGGTAATCGATGTAAACAATGCATTGGATGGTGAAGGTCCTTTTTCACCGGAGCGTTCTGGCACTTTACCATCGGCTGCTTTAGCTAAGCTTTGCTTTAGTGGCGAGGTTACCCTAGCAGAGGTGAAGAAGATGATTAACGGACAAGGTGGACTTGTTGCCTTTATGGGAACAAATGACGCTTATGAGGTTGAAATGAGAGCTAAGGCTGGAGATGAGAAGGCTGTTTTGATCCAAGACGCAATGTCGTACCAAGTTGGTAAAGCAATTGGTGGAATGGCAGCCGTGCTTAAAGGTAAAGTAGATGGAATATTGCTAACTGGTGGTATTGCTCACAATCCATTTCTTGTAGATTATGTAAAGGAGATGGTTGGCTTTATTGCTCCGATCGTAGTATATCCAGGTGAAGACGAAATGCAGGCTTTGGCTATCAATGGCCTTATGGTGCTGCGTGGCGAGGTTGAACCGAAAGAGTATAGGTAA
- a CDS encoding phosphate acyltransferase: MAITKLDQIFDVVRLKGKKRLVAAYANDSHTIGAVGMAVDMGIIDGILVGDEATIKRVCDEEKIDVKKFRIVQEADEMKAASKAVELINKGEGDILMKGLVSTDKYMRAILNKETGLMPPKAVLTHVTVVEVPTYHKLLVVSDVAVIPAPDFNQKVAITNYVIKVAQSLQIEKPKVAILAATEQMLAGMLACSEAAMISKMADRGQIKGAFVDGPLALDVAIDKESAEIKKIGGNVAGDADCIVFPNIESGNVFFKTCTKLAKGELGAMVMGAKVPCVLTSRGDSVKSKMYSIALAALSTK, translated from the coding sequence ATGGCAATAACAAAACTTGACCAAATCTTTGACGTAGTTCGACTCAAAGGCAAAAAGAGACTTGTGGCTGCTTATGCCAACGATTCTCATACAATTGGCGCTGTTGGCATGGCTGTTGACATGGGAATTATCGATGGTATTCTTGTGGGCGACGAAGCTACTATTAAAAGGGTTTGCGACGAAGAAAAGATAGATGTAAAGAAATTTCGCATCGTTCAGGAAGCCGACGAAATGAAGGCTGCAAGCAAAGCGGTGGAACTCATAAATAAGGGCGAAGGCGATATTCTTATGAAGGGACTTGTAAGTACCGACAAGTATATGCGCGCTATTCTTAACAAGGAAACTGGCTTGATGCCTCCTAAGGCAGTGCTTACCCACGTTACCGTTGTGGAGGTGCCTACATATCATAAGCTACTTGTTGTTAGTGATGTTGCTGTAATTCCTGCTCCCGATTTTAACCAAAAGGTGGCAATAACTAACTATGTAATTAAGGTGGCTCAATCTCTTCAAATTGAGAAGCCTAAGGTTGCTATATTAGCTGCTACCGAGCAAATGCTTGCAGGTATGCTTGCATGTTCCGAAGCGGCCATGATCTCGAAAATGGCCGATCGCGGCCAAATTAAGGGCGCATTTGTGGATGGTCCTTTAGCACTTGATGTAGCAATCGATAAAGAATCGGCTGAAATAAAGAAGATTGGTGGTAATGTCGCTGGCGATGCCGATTGCATTGTATTTCCAAATATCGAATCGGGGAACGTGTTCTTTAAAACCTGCACAAAGTTAGCAAAGGGTGAACTTGGCGCAATGGTAATGGGAGCAAAGGTTCCATGCGTACTCACCTCTAGGGGCGATAGCGTTAAGTCTAAAATGTATTCAATTGCCTTGGCTGCATTATCTACAAAATAG
- a CDS encoding acetate/propionate family kinase encodes MVILVLNCGSSSIKYQLIDMISDKSSNLLAKGMVERIGLNDGILAHKPNGKDKFEVTKSIPDHTIGINMILEALVDKDHGVIGSLTDISAVGHRVAHGGEFFTESVLITDKVKEEIEKCIELAPLHNPANLKGVLSMENLLPGVSQVAVFDTSFHQSMPPHSYLYAIPYKFYEKYKVRRYGFHGTSHKFVAQKACKLVDIDFDNSKIITCHLGNGASITAIQNGKSLDTSMGFTPVDGLIMGTRSGTVDPGVLLYLADKENLNLKGVNDLINKQSGVQGISGISSDMRDIECAAANGNERAILALDMYYYRVTKFIGAYAAVMGGVDLIVFTGGIGENDPVLREKVSTMFAFMGVDFDAEANKGVRGKDKLLTKPNSRVKVMAITTDEELVIATDTRSIVSKLK; translated from the coding sequence ATGGTAATTCTCGTATTAAACTGCGGCAGTTCGTCCATTAAGTATCAACTTATTGACATGATAAGTGACAAATCCAGCAATCTCCTTGCCAAAGGCATGGTTGAGCGTATTGGATTAAACGACGGAATACTTGCTCATAAGCCAAACGGCAAGGACAAGTTTGAGGTAACCAAGAGTATTCCTGATCACACCATCGGGATCAACATGATTCTTGAAGCACTTGTTGATAAGGATCATGGCGTTATTGGCAGTTTGACGGATATTTCTGCAGTAGGCCACCGTGTTGCTCACGGAGGCGAATTCTTTACCGAGAGCGTATTGATAACGGACAAAGTGAAGGAGGAGATCGAAAAGTGTATCGAACTTGCTCCTCTCCATAACCCCGCTAACCTCAAGGGTGTTCTAAGTATGGAAAACCTTCTTCCAGGAGTCTCTCAGGTTGCTGTTTTCGATACCAGTTTTCACCAATCCATGCCACCGCATAGCTACCTCTATGCTATTCCTTATAAGTTTTATGAAAAATATAAGGTTCGTCGCTACGGTTTCCACGGTACTAGTCATAAGTTTGTTGCTCAAAAGGCTTGCAAATTGGTTGACATCGATTTCGATAATTCAAAAATTATTACCTGTCACCTTGGAAATGGTGCGTCTATAACTGCCATTCAAAACGGAAAATCGCTCGATACTTCAATGGGATTTACTCCGGTGGATGGTCTTATCATGGGTACCCGCAGCGGTACGGTTGATCCCGGTGTTCTTCTTTATCTGGCTGATAAAGAAAATCTTAACCTTAAGGGTGTTAACGATCTAATTAACAAACAAAGTGGGGTTCAAGGTATTTCTGGAATCTCTTCCGATATGCGCGATATTGAATGCGCTGCGGCTAATGGCAACGAGCGCGCTATTCTCGCCCTCGATATGTACTACTATAGAGTAACCAAATTTATCGGTGCTTATGCAGCGGTAATGGGAGGTGTTGATCTTATTGTATTTACCGGTGGCATCGGTGAGAACGATCCAGTGCTTCGCGAGAAAGTATCTACTATGTTTGCATTCATGGGTGTCGATTTTGATGCTGAGGCAAATAAGGGCGTTCGGGGTAAGGATAAACTTCTAACTAAACCAAACTCCAGAGTAAAAGTAATGGCGATTACTACTGACGAGGAATTGGTTATTGCAACCGATACTCGCTCAATTGTTAGCAAATTGAAATAA
- a CDS encoding EamA family transporter, translating into MFRGGLFVFLGACSYGVLSTFVKLAYDDGFSLGEVVGAQVFFGVIILWGIWSFLPQKRAVFANPRVSITLILSGITTAMVSICYYKCVQLLPASIAILLLMQFTWIGILLDWLICGKRPSLLQLVAVTLILGGTALAGGLLSSTSQVFSWVGVFYGIVSAVCFSLFILVSGRVRNSLHPIAKSALLMTGSCITIFLIFPPMFLVNGSLGGGLAQWALWLSVFGVVIPPVFFAKGMPTVGIGLGSIISSAELPVAVIMSVVVLHEQLVILQWLGIAVILLAIALPSMVFFMVKRAEH; encoded by the coding sequence ATGTTTCGCGGAGGATTATTCGTATTCTTGGGCGCATGCAGCTATGGCGTGCTCTCTACATTTGTAAAATTGGCCTATGATGATGGTTTTTCTCTAGGTGAAGTTGTTGGGGCACAAGTTTTTTTTGGCGTAATAATTTTATGGGGGATATGGTCATTTTTGCCTCAAAAACGCGCTGTTTTCGCAAATCCGCGTGTAAGTATAACGTTGATTTTGTCAGGAATAACCACGGCAATGGTGAGTATTTGCTACTATAAATGCGTGCAGCTACTTCCTGCATCTATAGCTATACTTCTTTTGATGCAATTCACTTGGATAGGCATACTTCTCGATTGGTTAATTTGTGGCAAGCGACCTTCTTTGCTACAGCTCGTTGCCGTAACTTTGATTTTAGGAGGTACCGCTTTAGCTGGGGGCTTGCTATCGTCAACCTCACAGGTATTTAGCTGGGTAGGTGTTTTTTATGGTATAGTTTCGGCTGTATGCTTCTCCCTCTTTATATTGGTAAGTGGAAGGGTTCGCAACTCACTGCATCCCATCGCTAAAAGTGCCCTTTTAATGACGGGTTCTTGCATTACCATTTTCTTAATATTTCCACCAATGTTTTTGGTAAACGGTTCGTTGGGTGGAGGGCTTGCTCAATGGGCACTATGGCTTTCTGTGTTTGGGGTAGTTATACCTCCCGTCTTTTTTGCCAAAGGAATGCCAACGGTTGGTATTGGACTTGGATCCATTATCAGTTCAGCCGAATTGCCTGTAGCGGTAATAATGTCGGTAGTTGTACTGCACGAACAGCTGGTTATCTTGCAGTGGCTTGGTATTGCGGTAATACTTCTGGCTATTGCATTGCCTAGTATGGTTTTTTTTATGGTTAAACGTGCTGAGCACTGA
- a CDS encoding FKBP-type peptidyl-prolyl cis-trans isomerase encodes MNIGQNKVVSLSYELTVNGEVIQTVDNTNPMTFMVGRGYLLPKFEENITNLKVGDTFDFAISSEEAYGERNEDYTVELPKDAFMVEGEFDSEFIFPGNVIPMVDAEGNHLEGTVLRVEEAIVAVDFNHPLAGKGLAFKGEIVDVREATADELEHGHIHGDDHSSCGCDDEGCEGGGCGDKAEKEMGGCGCGCGCN; translated from the coding sequence ATGAATATCGGACAAAACAAAGTAGTGTCACTCAGCTATGAGTTGACTGTTAACGGTGAAGTTATCCAAACGGTTGACAATACCAATCCTATGACTTTTATGGTTGGTCGTGGTTACCTATTACCAAAATTCGAAGAGAATATCACAAACCTAAAAGTTGGTGATACTTTTGACTTTGCTATTTCCAGCGAGGAAGCATATGGTGAAAGGAATGAAGATTATACCGTTGAGTTACCAAAGGATGCATTCATGGTTGAAGGCGAATTCGACAGTGAATTTATTTTTCCAGGCAACGTAATTCCAATGGTTGATGCCGAAGGCAATCACCTAGAGGGAACCGTTCTTCGCGTTGAAGAGGCTATTGTTGCTGTGGACTTCAATCACCCACTTGCAGGTAAAGGCCTTGCATTTAAGGGCGAAATTGTTGACGTTCGCGAGGCTACTGCCGACGAACTTGAGCATGGTCATATCCACGGAGACGATCATTCCTCTTGCGGTTGCGATGACGAAGGTTGCGAAGGCGGCGGTTGTGGCGACAAAGCAGAAAAGGAAATGGGTGGCTGTGGTTGCGGCTGCGGTTGCAACTAA
- a CDS encoding SDR family NAD(P)-dependent oxidoreductase, with protein MNILITGGSRGIGFEMAQCFAEIGDNNIVAISRNEAGLKDLKNACIRKNVQAHLYPIVFDLEQVSQYETVLLPKIQQFLPHIDILINNAGFLINKPFESITAEEALQMCSVNFLAPAQLTRILLPMMRKGTSPHIVNISSMGGFQGSQKFKGLSIYSATKGALAVLTECLAEELKESKISVNCVALGSVNTPMLKEAFPGFTSPVSSTDMAAWIVNFAVTGGKLFNGKVIPVAITTP; from the coding sequence ATGAATATACTTATTACAGGAGGAAGCCGAGGTATTGGCTTTGAAATGGCGCAATGCTTTGCCGAAATTGGTGATAATAATATTGTGGCCATATCAAGAAATGAAGCAGGATTAAAAGACCTTAAAAACGCATGTATTCGGAAGAATGTTCAAGCACATCTCTACCCAATAGTTTTCGATTTGGAACAAGTGTCACAGTACGAAACGGTACTGCTGCCAAAGATTCAGCAGTTTTTGCCACATATTGATATTCTCATTAATAACGCAGGATTCCTGATTAATAAACCATTTGAAAGCATTACAGCAGAGGAAGCATTGCAAATGTGTAGCGTGAATTTTCTTGCTCCAGCACAGCTAACCCGAATCCTGCTCCCAATGATGCGAAAAGGCACATCGCCACATATCGTGAACATAAGCAGCATGGGAGGTTTTCAAGGAAGCCAGAAATTTAAAGGACTGAGCATCTATAGCGCCACGAAGGGTGCTCTAGCCGTCTTGACTGAATGCCTAGCCGAAGAGTTGAAGGAATCCAAAATAAGCGTGAACTGTGTAGCGCTAGGATCGGTAAATACGCCTATGCTTAAAGAAGCATTCCCCGGTTTTACCTCTCCGGTAAGCTCTACAGATATGGCTGCATGGATTGTTAATTTTGCGGTAACTGGTGGAAAATTATTTAATGGTAAAGTAATTCCTGTCGCCATTACCACTCCATAA
- a CDS encoding transposase: protein MSYFRIWMHVVLITEGQEELLDDVTANSITSNIKAKAMEKGILVDSAGASKEHVHFLISLGVNQNVGAVIEDLKEIVSRMVNMPKLTATPLFWDDGYFAFSASHSLIDKVREYIKGQVVLHQRKTFQEEFSEFCEKHGFIIKR from the coding sequence ATGTCCTATTTTCGAATTTGGATGCACGTGGTGCTAATTACTGAGGGGCAGGAAGAGTTGTTGGATGATGTTACGGCTAATAGTATTACGTCCAACATAAAAGCGAAGGCAATGGAAAAGGGGATTCTTGTGGATTCTGCAGGTGCCTCGAAGGAGCATGTACACTTTCTGATTTCTCTCGGTGTAAATCAGAACGTAGGCGCGGTAATTGAAGATTTAAAGGAAATAGTTAGTAGAATGGTGAATATGCCAAAGTTAACAGCTACACCTCTGTTTTGGGATGATGGTTATTTTGCTTTCTCTGCAAGCCATTCACTAATTGATAAGGTTAGGGAATACATCAAGGGACAGGTTGTTTTGCACCAGCGAAAAACGTTTCAAGAGGAGTTTTCCGAGTTTTGCGAGAAGCATGGCTTTATAATAAAGCGGTAA
- a CDS encoding FAD-binding and (Fe-S)-binding domain-containing protein has translation MKVNHKTNSLTLLKKQLEGELFTDISARMQYATDASAYREIPIGVAIPRNIFDLQKLIRFASANSIPLIPRAAGTSLAGQVVGDGLVVDISRYFGQIIELNQDRLWVKVQPGVILDELNQHLETYGLFFGPETSTSNRCMMGGMVGNNSCGSHSLIYGSTRDHLISLKMLLADGSEVEFKPLSSTECEEKIALQSLEGEIYRKIQSILSVEENRNEITSQFPDKSLKRRNTGYALDLLCESAPFSSENKPFNLCALIAGSEGTLGIITEITLNLLPVPPKEKAVVCIHLHTKEEAFKANLIALKYNPGAVEMMDNTILSLTKDNIEQRKNRFFVEGDPGAILIVEFARETRSEIEELAEKMEAEMRLNGYGYHFPVIWGTEVKKVWNLRKAGLGVLSNMKGDAKPVSVIEDTAVAPVRLPDYMHDFAQIMEKYNLDCVYHAHIGTGELHLRPILNLKDPKDVDLFRSVAIDTAHLVKRYKGSLSGEHGDGRLRGEFIPIMVGEKCYGWMKEIKDVFDPAGIFNPNKIVNTPQMNTSLRYEPGKPNRNIETIFDFSEEGGILREAEKCNGSGDCRKTEKAGGTMCPSYMASRNESSTTRARANILREFLTNSTKESPFDHKEIYEIMDLCLSCKGCKSECPSSVDMAKLKAEFLQHYYDKHGIPLRSRLVAYITKINALGSMAPSITNFVLTNRYVSRLLMKSLGFHPERNLPTLYKTTLARWFKKNQVAKPLNAKGKVFLFCDEFSNFNDVGVGIKAIKLLQTLGYEVAIPKHGESGRTYISKGLIRTAKRIANQNVMLLSDIITSETPLVGIEPSAILSFRDEYPSLVDKELRNKAKQLAPNTLLFEEFIVREFDNGNISANDFTQLEKETLLHGHCQQKSVASTEPTKKMLSIPKNYTVKEIPSGCCGMAGSFGYEKEHFELSMKVGELVLFPAVRKASAKTLITAPGTSCRHQIHDGTGRSAVHPIEILFDALK, from the coding sequence ATGAAAGTAAACCATAAAACCAACAGCCTTACCTTACTAAAAAAGCAACTTGAAGGCGAACTGTTTACAGATATAAGCGCGCGCATGCAGTATGCAACCGACGCTTCAGCATACCGTGAAATTCCTATAGGCGTTGCCATACCCCGAAACATATTTGATCTTCAAAAACTCATCCGTTTTGCCTCAGCAAATAGTATTCCGCTTATACCTCGGGCAGCAGGCACTTCTCTTGCAGGCCAAGTGGTTGGTGATGGATTAGTTGTGGATATTTCGCGATACTTTGGTCAAATCATTGAACTAAACCAAGATAGACTTTGGGTAAAGGTTCAGCCTGGAGTAATACTCGATGAGCTGAACCAACACCTAGAAACCTACGGGCTCTTTTTTGGACCGGAGACCTCCACCTCGAACCGATGTATGATGGGCGGAATGGTTGGAAATAACTCGTGTGGTTCTCATTCCTTAATATATGGCAGTACCCGGGACCATCTAATCTCATTGAAAATGCTTCTCGCCGATGGTTCAGAGGTTGAATTTAAACCACTTTCATCTACTGAATGTGAAGAGAAAATCGCCCTCCAGTCGTTAGAAGGCGAGATATATCGAAAGATACAATCAATTCTATCGGTGGAAGAAAACCGAAACGAGATTACATCACAATTCCCAGACAAGAGTCTTAAGCGTAGAAATACCGGTTATGCACTCGATTTGCTGTGTGAATCCGCCCCGTTTTCCAGCGAAAACAAGCCATTTAATCTTTGCGCCCTCATAGCAGGATCGGAAGGAACCCTTGGCATCATAACCGAAATTACCCTTAACCTACTCCCCGTCCCACCAAAAGAAAAAGCAGTAGTCTGCATACATCTACACACAAAGGAAGAAGCCTTCAAGGCCAACCTAATTGCTCTAAAATATAATCCAGGTGCCGTTGAAATGATGGATAATACCATCCTTTCGCTTACAAAAGATAATATAGAGCAACGGAAGAACCGCTTTTTTGTAGAAGGAGATCCAGGAGCAATTCTCATAGTTGAATTTGCACGAGAAACTAGGAGTGAGATTGAGGAGTTGGCTGAAAAGATGGAGGCAGAAATGCGCCTAAATGGCTATGGTTACCATTTTCCTGTAATTTGGGGTACCGAGGTTAAAAAAGTTTGGAACTTACGAAAAGCAGGTCTAGGGGTTCTTTCGAATATGAAGGGAGATGCAAAACCAGTTTCTGTCATCGAAGACACCGCTGTTGCACCAGTGCGTCTACCAGATTACATGCACGATTTTGCCCAAATAATGGAGAAGTATAATCTCGATTGCGTTTACCATGCCCATATAGGAACCGGCGAACTACACCTCCGCCCCATTCTCAACCTAAAAGACCCCAAGGATGTTGATCTCTTTCGAAGTGTGGCGATTGATACTGCTCATCTTGTGAAGCGATACAAGGGATCATTGAGTGGTGAGCATGGTGATGGGCGTTTGCGCGGCGAATTTATTCCTATAATGGTGGGCGAAAAATGCTATGGCTGGATGAAAGAAATTAAGGATGTATTTGATCCTGCCGGCATTTTCAATCCCAACAAGATAGTGAATACCCCGCAAATGAATACAAGCTTGAGGTATGAGCCGGGCAAACCAAATCGTAATATAGAAACCATTTTCGATTTTAGCGAGGAGGGGGGAATTTTACGTGAAGCTGAAAAGTGCAATGGATCGGGCGATTGCCGAAAAACCGAAAAGGCAGGCGGCACCATGTGCCCCAGCTACATGGCTAGCCGCAACGAATCATCCACCACACGAGCGCGAGCCAATATATTACGGGAATTTCTTACCAACAGCACAAAAGAAAGCCCCTTTGATCACAAGGAAATATACGAAATTATGGATCTCTGCCTAAGCTGTAAGGGGTGTAAATCGGAGTGTCCCTCGAGCGTAGATATGGCAAAACTTAAGGCTGAATTCCTTCAACACTACTACGATAAACACGGAATTCCTTTGCGGTCGAGGTTAGTAGCATACATAACCAAGATAAATGCCTTAGGGTCGATGGCTCCCTCTATCACAAACTTCGTGTTAACAAACAGGTACGTTTCGCGCCTGCTTATGAAATCGCTTGGCTTTCACCCCGAAAGAAACCTACCAACTCTATACAAAACCACACTAGCACGATGGTTTAAGAAGAATCAAGTAGCTAAGCCACTAAATGCCAAGGGAAAGGTGTTTTTATTCTGCGATGAATTTTCCAACTTCAATGATGTTGGAGTTGGTATAAAAGCAATTAAGCTACTCCAAACTCTTGGTTATGAAGTGGCAATTCCGAAACATGGAGAGAGTGGCCGCACCTATATATCTAAAGGATTAATTAGAACCGCAAAACGCATTGCAAATCAGAATGTAATGCTGCTTTCAGATATAATTACAAGCGAAACTCCTCTGGTGGGAATAGAGCCATCAGCCATTCTTTCGTTTAGAGATGAATACCCTTCATTGGTTGATAAAGAGTTGCGTAATAAAGCAAAGCAACTTGCTCCTAATACTCTTCTGTTTGAGGAATTTATTGTTAGGGAATTCGACAATGGAAATATCTCAGCCAATGACTTTACCCAACTTGAGAAAGAAACCCTGCTGCATGGACATTGCCAACAGAAGTCGGTAGCAAGCACTGAACCAACAAAGAAAATGCTTTCGATTCCGAAGAACTACACAGTAAAGGAGATACCCTCCGGTTGCTGTGGTATGGCTGGTTCGTTTGGCTACGAAAAAGAGCACTTTGAACTTTCAATGAAGGTTGGCGAGCTGGTTTTATTTCCTGCTGTTCGGAAGGCTAGCGCAAAAACACTAATTACTGCTCCAGGAACCAGCTGCCGCCATCAAATTCACGATGGAACAGGACGAAGCGCCGTTCATCCTATCGAAATACTCTTTGATGCACTCAAGTAG